A genomic window from Mesorhizobium sp. 131-2-1 includes:
- a CDS encoding cell wall hydrolase, whose translation MHRRVLKRLVAAAGERKRSFLSPFVIGLGIWVGFPTVVAYQDITSLVSGLEAPNARWNAYVEKSVAGSVHAAEMPFVDSVSTGSISGSGVQLPGVGSVAFRGKGSVAGTTPDEDRIVRADKKGRIVQISPVTPPKAFNAGSIFERTSSLLRPSMDSGLKLAFAKPGIKGKEVQIAQAFHIREDKKPDPGVPAMLASLVNNDKPDVLATAYAQAEPDYAKSSPFEALLQDEQPNDGRFIPPMAKGDHWWIQNPLPASVFSKPEQACLANGIYFEARSESVRGQAAVAQVILNRVRNPAYPKSICGVVYQNDNWLNRCQFSFACDGRKKRVTDPVAYKTAQDVAMAVTAGKIFIPEVGSSTHYYANYVHPGWARTMQKMTKIGLHIFYRTYGGGWS comes from the coding sequence GTGCATCGACGTGTCTTGAAGCGGCTGGTCGCCGCCGCCGGTGAGAGAAAACGTTCTTTCCTGTCTCCGTTCGTCATTGGCCTCGGCATCTGGGTCGGCTTTCCGACCGTCGTTGCCTACCAGGACATAACCAGCCTGGTTTCCGGTCTGGAGGCGCCGAACGCCCGCTGGAACGCCTATGTCGAGAAATCCGTCGCCGGCTCGGTCCACGCAGCCGAGATGCCCTTCGTCGATTCCGTCTCAACCGGCTCCATCTCCGGCTCCGGCGTGCAACTGCCCGGGGTCGGCTCGGTCGCCTTTCGCGGCAAGGGCAGCGTAGCGGGAACCACGCCAGACGAGGACCGCATCGTGCGCGCCGACAAGAAGGGCCGCATCGTCCAGATCTCGCCGGTGACGCCGCCGAAGGCCTTCAATGCCGGCTCGATCTTCGAGCGCACATCCTCGCTGCTGCGCCCGAGCATGGACAGCGGGCTGAAGCTCGCCTTCGCCAAGCCCGGCATCAAGGGCAAGGAGGTCCAGATCGCTCAGGCTTTCCACATCCGCGAGGACAAGAAGCCCGATCCCGGCGTACCGGCCATGCTGGCGTCCCTCGTCAACAATGACAAGCCGGACGTGCTGGCCACCGCCTATGCCCAGGCCGAGCCGGATTATGCCAAGTCGTCCCCCTTCGAGGCGCTGCTGCAGGACGAGCAGCCGAACGATGGCCGCTTCATCCCGCCGATGGCCAAGGGCGACCACTGGTGGATCCAGAACCCGCTGCCGGCCAGCGTCTTCTCCAAGCCGGAGCAAGCCTGCCTGGCCAACGGCATCTATTTCGAGGCGCGTAGCGAATCCGTGCGCGGCCAGGCCGCCGTCGCCCAGGTGATCCTCAACCGCGTCCGCAACCCGGCCTATCCGAAGTCGATCTGCGGCGTCGTCTACCAAAACGACAACTGGCTGAACCGCTGCCAGTTCTCCTTCGCCTGCGACGGCCGCAAGAAGCGCGTCACCGATCCCGTCGCCTACAAGACCGCGCAGGACGTCGCCATGGCGGTGACCGCCGGCAAGATCTTCATTCCCGAAGTTGGCTCTTCGACCCATTACTATGCCAACTACGTGCATCCGGGTTGGGCGCGCACCATGCAGAAGATGACCAAGATCGGCCTGCATATCTTCTACCGCACCTACGGCGGCGGCTGGAGCTGA
- a CDS encoding MFS transporter, whose protein sequence is MSAIVTRTDCPPPPNAVAGTAARTFGPNHRWKVLGIGVAANAGFSATFSGVPATAVVMRQGYHLDNASLGLALGLLGLGVALSELPWGVLTDRWGDRRVLLTGLGATAAWLFAMAMLVVPTKGAIPGVTLLSASLLVAGLLGGSVNGSSGRAIMGWFREGERGFAMSIRQTAVPLGGGLGALVLPSLASGFGFAAVFGLLAAVSALSAFLAWRWLHEPPAERGGQAAATTAGPAPLRNIEVWRISSAIGLLCFPQVAVLTFASVFLHDFAAMGTMAISLSLAAVQTGAMVMRVWSGRFTDRHGNRRPFLRLCSALSALAFAVLWLLVVAAAGQPALTAALPVVLVVAGIAVSAWHGVAYTELATLAGPGHVGTALSLANSFVFVGFCLVPIAIPGLLHLWSWSGVWLAAAACALVAWPIFLRPR, encoded by the coding sequence ATGTCCGCCATCGTTACACGCACCGATTGCCCGCCGCCTCCCAATGCCGTGGCTGGCACTGCCGCGAGAACCTTCGGACCCAATCATCGCTGGAAGGTGTTGGGCATCGGCGTCGCCGCCAATGCCGGCTTCTCGGCGACCTTCTCCGGCGTGCCGGCAACCGCGGTGGTGATGCGCCAGGGCTATCATCTCGACAATGCCTCGCTCGGTCTGGCGCTCGGCCTTCTCGGCCTCGGTGTGGCGCTGAGCGAACTGCCTTGGGGCGTGCTCACCGATCGTTGGGGCGACCGCCGCGTGCTTTTGACAGGGCTCGGCGCGACGGCGGCATGGCTTTTCGCGATGGCGATGCTGGTCGTGCCGACAAAGGGTGCCATACCGGGCGTCACATTGCTCTCGGCAAGCCTGCTCGTTGCAGGCCTGCTCGGCGGCAGCGTCAACGGCTCCAGCGGCCGCGCCATCATGGGATGGTTCCGGGAGGGGGAGCGCGGCTTTGCCATGAGCATCCGGCAGACGGCGGTGCCGCTGGGCGGCGGCCTTGGCGCGCTCGTCCTGCCTTCGCTTGCCTCGGGCTTCGGCTTTGCCGCGGTCTTCGGTCTGCTTGCAGCCGTTTCCGCCCTCTCGGCCTTCCTTGCCTGGCGTTGGTTGCACGAGCCACCAGCGGAACGGGGTGGCCAAGCCGCCGCCACGACGGCCGGCCCGGCGCCGCTTCGCAACATCGAGGTCTGGCGCATCTCGAGCGCCATCGGCCTGCTCTGCTTCCCGCAGGTGGCGGTGCTCACCTTCGCGTCGGTGTTCCTGCACGATTTCGCCGCCATGGGGACAATGGCGATCAGCCTGAGCCTGGCTGCCGTGCAGACCGGCGCGATGGTCATGCGCGTCTGGAGCGGCCGCTTCACCGACCGTCATGGCAACCGCCGCCCGTTCCTCAGGCTGTGCAGTGCGCTGAGCGCGCTTGCCTTCGCGGTCCTCTGGCTGCTGGTCGTCGCGGCCGCAGGGCAACCGGCCCTGACGGCGGCGCTTCCCGTCGTGCTGGTCGTCGCGGGCATCGCGGTCTCTGCCTGGCATGGCGTCGCCTATACCGAGCTTGCCACGCTTGCCGGCCCCGGCCATGTCGGAACCGCGCTCAGCCTTGCCAACAGCTTCGTCTTCGTCGGCTTCTGCCTGGTGCCGATCGCCATTCCCGGGCTTCTGCACCTCTGGTCGTGGTCCGGCGTGTGGCTGGCGGCGGCGGCCTGCGCCCTGGTCGCCTGGCCGATCTTCCTGCGACCGCGCTGA
- a CDS encoding LysR substrate-binding domain-containing protein has translation MRRVTFDLDVLRTFVTGMELGSFAKAAERLGRSTSAVSAQLKKLEEQAATPIFRKSGRGLALTEAGETMLGYARRLLELNDEAAAAIHDVELEGWVRLGLQEDFGEAVLPEVLGRFARTHPKVKIEARIARSHELAERITAGSLDIALAWHSGASLPYSRHVGDVPMRWIGPAKPIEAGLGEDDTLPLVALEAPCLLRSVATETLDRAGRPWRMAFSSPSLGGIWAAVAAGLGLTIRTDIGLPANVRAMAPEALGLPALPKMALHLHQKDAELDPVAARLADILLQAAIEALPESAETKENLLKVA, from the coding sequence GTGCGACGCGTCACATTCGACCTGGATGTCCTCAGGACATTCGTCACCGGCATGGAGCTGGGCAGTTTCGCCAAGGCGGCCGAGCGGCTTGGCCGTTCGACCTCGGCCGTCAGCGCGCAACTGAAGAAGCTGGAGGAGCAGGCGGCAACGCCGATCTTCCGCAAGTCCGGGCGCGGCCTGGCATTGACCGAGGCCGGCGAGACCATGCTCGGCTATGCGCGCCGGCTGCTCGAGCTCAACGACGAGGCGGCCGCTGCCATCCACGACGTCGAGCTGGAAGGCTGGGTGCGGCTCGGCCTGCAGGAGGATTTCGGCGAGGCGGTACTGCCGGAGGTGCTGGGCCGCTTCGCCCGCACCCATCCCAAGGTCAAGATCGAGGCGCGGATCGCGCGCAGCCACGAACTCGCCGAGCGGATCACCGCGGGCAGCCTCGACATCGCGCTGGCCTGGCACAGCGGCGCGAGCCTGCCCTACAGCCGGCACGTCGGCGATGTTCCAATGCGCTGGATCGGGCCGGCAAAGCCGATCGAGGCTGGGCTGGGCGAGGACGACACCCTGCCGCTGGTGGCGCTGGAAGCGCCCTGCCTGCTGCGCTCAGTGGCTACCGAAACGCTCGACCGCGCCGGCCGGCCCTGGCGAATGGCGTTCTCCAGCCCCAGCCTTGGCGGCATCTGGGCGGCGGTCGCCGCCGGGCTCGGGCTGACGATCCGCACGGATATCGGGCTGCCCGCCAATGTCAGGGCGATGGCGCCCGAAGCGCTTGGACTCCCTGCCCTGCCGAAAATGGCGCTCCACCTTCACCAGAAGGACGCCGAGCTCGACCCGGTGGCGGCGCGGCTGGCGGATATCTTGCTGCAGGCGGCGATCGAGGCCCTACCCGAGAGCGCCGAGACGAAAGAGAATCTGCTGAAAGTCGCCTAG